GAGCGCGGTGGCGGCGATTGCGGCGCTGGTCAGTCCATCGGCGTCGATATGGGATGCCAGCAGGACGCTGTCGGCCGCCCGGAGTCGTTCGGCGCAGGCACTCGCGGTGTCAGCAAGCGCCCCTACAGGATGAACCGTAGCCATTTGTGCCGAGTTGGTCGCCTTCGGATATAAGGCTCCGCTTCGGTAGCTGGAGGATAGTGGTACCAAATGGTAGCAGATGGTTTGAGTTGGTAGAAAGAGTCGACCCTACTCGCTGTAGCTGGGAGCGGCTTCCTCAACGACTACAGTCGCCAGCGCCTCGAAGGTCGCCTCATCGGGGACGATGTCGACGTCGATCCCGTGTTCCTCAGCGGTCTCCCGCGTTGGCTCGCCAATCACGCCGACAACTGCCTTGTTGAGGCCCTCGATTGCGGCCTCGCGACTGCCGCGTTCGGCAGCGGCCGCGAGGAAGTGGTCGACTGTGAGCGACGAGGTGAACGCCACGGCCTCAAGATCGCCTTCGGCGGCCATCTCCGCGGAGATTCCGGACTCCGGTGGTCGAACTAATTTATAAAGAACGGTTTCGGACCAGTCGGCGTCGGCTTCCTCCAACCCATCGAGCAGCACCTGACTGCCGTGGTCGCTCCGGGCGACCTCAACGCGTTTGCCAGCGATCTCACCGGACAGCAAGTCGACCAGTCCAGTCGAACTGTAGGTTTCGGGTTCTTTGTCGACTTCCCAGCCGACCCCCTCGGCGGCGGCAGTCGTCCCGGAGCCGATACTGACGAGCGTCGTCTCGTCGGGGCTCCAGCCAGCCTCGGCGGCGAGTTCGATCCCGGTCTTGCTCGTGAAGATCGTGTAGTCGGCGTCGGGGGCGGGGACCGCGCCGGTCGACTCGATGGCGAGCATCGGATCGGCCACCGGCGTGGCTCCCAGCGAGTCGAGCAGGTCGACTGCGGTTTCGAGCCGTTCGTCGTCGGGGCGGAACACCGCGACACGGACCTCTTGGGTCATTCAGTGGTGGTCTCCAGCCCACTGTCGTGGTCGGCCAGCTCGCCGGTTCGGTTGCCGAGGAAGTCGACGACAGCCTTGCGTGTGGCGGCGACTTCACCGATCACGGTGATTGCAGGCGGTTCGATGTCGTGTTCGTCCCGGACGTCGACAATCGTCTCCATTGTCCCGCTGGCCACGCGCATATTCGGCCACGTCGCGCGTTCGACCAGCGCGACCGGCGTCTCGGGGTCCATCCCGGCATCGAGCAGCGCCTGCGTATAGAATGGCAGCTTACCGACACCCATCAGGACGACCAGCGTGCCGCCGGTCGCGGCGAGTGCCTCCCAGTCGATGGCCGATTCGTCCTTGGTCGGGTCCTCGTGACCCGTGACAAAGGAGACGCTGGAGACGTGGTCGCGGTGAGTGACCGGTATTCCGGCGACGCCAGCCCCCGCGATGGCGGAGGTGATTCCGGGGACGACCTCGAAGGGTATCTCGTTGGCCGCGAGATGCTCCATCTCCTCGCCGCCGCGACCGAAGACGAATGGGTCGCCGCCCTTCAGTCGGACGACGGTTTTGCCCTCCTCGGCGAGGGCGACCAGCCGCTTGTTGGTGTACTCCTGTGGGGTCCACTCGCCACCGGCGCGTTTGCCCACGTCCTCGCGTTTGGCCTCGGGAATCTCCCCGAGAATCTTTGGGCCGGGGAGTTTGTCGTGGAGGACGACATCGGCCTCATCAAGGAGTCGACGGGCTTTGACGGTCATCAATTCCGGATCACCGGGGCCACTGCCGACCAGATAGACGGTGCCGACCGAGTCGTTGGCCTCAGGCATCGTCATCACCCATCACGGTTTCGGGGCCGCCAGCGTCGGCAACTGAGTCATCCCCAGCATCCGCTTCGGCTTCGGCGGCCTCGCGGGCCTCGTCGATCAGATCGGCTGCGCCGCGCTCGCGGAGATCGGCCGCAAAGTCGGCGGCCGCGTCGGCGTGATTACTCACCGGCAGATCTCGCGTTGCCTCGATGACTTCCGTCCCGTCGTGGCTGAGAATCTGGGCCCGGGTCTGGACGTACTCGCCCTGCAGCATCGCGCTGACGCCGATAGGGGCGATACAGCCCCCACCGACTTCGGCCAGCACGGTACGCTCGACGGTGGTCTCGACGCGCGTCACGGGGTGGTCGAGTGCCTCTTGGATCGTCTCGGCGATTTCGGGATCGCTGGCGGTCACCGCAATCGCACCCTGTCCCGGCGAGGGGACGAAGGAGCTTTTCGGCAGTCGAACGCTCTCGACGGTGTCGTAGAGCCCGCTACGTCGAATGCCTGCTTCTGCAAGGACGATGGCGTCCATCTCTTGGTCGACCCGGCGTTCCATCGCACTGCGTTCGAGTTGAGAGAGCGACTCGAACCAGTCGTCGGGCGACTGGCCGTACTCGCTTTCGTTGCCTTTCGACTCGGCTTCGAGTCGTCGGTCGTGTTCGGCCTGCAACGAGGGGGCCAGCAGTTTTTCGAGGCGGGTGTCGACGTTGCCCCGCAGCGGGACGACCTCCAAATCTGGCCGCGTTGCGAGCAGTTGGGCGGTTCGGCGGAGCGAACTCGTGCCGACGACGGCCTCCGGAGCGAGGAGATCGAGTTTGGTTCCGTCCGGTGTGACGAGTACGTCGCCGGAGGGGGCGCGTTCGGGGACACCAGCGACGACGAGATCCTCGGGCATCTCGGTCGGCATATCCTTCATCGAGTGGACGGCAGCGTCGAGTTCGCCGGAGAGAACTTTTTCGTCGAGCGAGCGAACGAAGGCTCCGGTTTTGCCCAGTTGGTGGATGAGTTCCTCACGGAGTTGGTCGCCGGTCGTCTCTACCTCCGTGAGCGTCACCTCACGTCGACGGGAGTCGAGGTTCGATTTGATGGTGTTGGCCTGCCGAAGCGCGAGATCAGAGCCGCGTGTGGCAAGCCGGATATCCGCATCTGAGTTCATATGCGAGAATCGGGGCGGGGGCCCAAAAGCCCATCAGTTCGGGATTCGGAGGTTGGAGCCTTGGTGTTCCGTGGGTTGGGTTATAAAGAGCCGTCGACGGGCTGGGGTCACTGATCTGCGCTATACAGAGGCTTAGTCGTTCGATTTTTGTTCACAATCGTATAAAAACAGGGCAACATTTCGGGGAGTATATGTATGACAAACTCTGTTGATTCCATCTTAGTTAGTATAAATACCCATCTTCGCCACATACTTGAAGAATAATCGCTAACTGACTTAGCAGTCCAAATTTGTTAGGTCGGCTGTTCATTAACTTGGATCCCCTACGAAACATCAGAGGATAGAGTTACACTCGTACCTCTCAGTGGTTTCCGTTCGACCCTGCCCCAGAGAACCTGTAATTTCCCCCTCACAGGCACTCATACTAAACTCCCCCAAGCGGAATGTACAGGAACCAATTGCCCCCACAACGGGTTCCTATATTTGCGGACGCACTTGCCCAGTTTCCCGAGTTGTGCCGCCGTTTCCCCCAAAAGGTAGTACGGCACACAGTCGGATAGGCCCAAGGTTTCAGATCTGAGGTTGTTTATATACTATCCCGAGATCGGCCTTCTCGCCTCTCAAACCGCTTGTTGAGAAGTTGCTTATGACCACGACGAAGTAGGACACTACAGGCTGACGAAGAAATATTGAGTTCGGTTGCAACATCACCGAGAGAGGCATCTCGGGGTGTATTGAAATATCTCATTTCTAATGCCGTTTTGAGCGCGTGTTCTTGCTTGCTCGTGAGTAGCGACTCGTCCTCCATCGATTGAAACTCTACTTCTTCAAAGAGGGATGTGAGTTCGAGCTCAATTAGATCATCAGAAATGTCAGTGAAAAACTGAGAGACGTTAGCACGGGTTGGGAACCGAAACTCGAATCTCCACTTCACATTGTCTCCTCGTGCGAACAGAAGGACACCGTCGTTACGGACAACACTGGAAATGAGTTTGTGTTCTTGTTTATCCCACTCTAATTTGTACAGTCTCCCATCGTCAAAATTTTCTACAATGGAGAGAGCTGTGACTTCAGGAAGAGACTTTGCAGTTTCTTCAAATAACTCATAGTTCGTACAGTTCCAAACAAAAATATACGGGAATGTCCCTTGGCGCATCGGCACAACCCGTTCGATCTCGATTTCGGCATTGGGCTGGTTTTCGATGCATTGACCGAGTGAAAGGCTGTTAGCCGGAGCAGAAAACGCAGCAATGATACTCATAGTAAATGGAGTACACTCTCTGCGAACGAAAGAGATGTTACCAGTTGTTGGCTCCGTTGCATCCGCAGAAGTCGATAGAACGGACATACAAGATGCAAAAGATCTGCATAGTAATACGAACCCGTCTATGTTTAGCGTGTGAATTTATCCCAGCCCCACATAATCGAGAAGAAAAATCTATTTTCGAATCTCTGTTTATAACGCTTCGGCGTAGGCTTCCAGCGTCTTCTCGATGTCCTCCTCGGTGTGGGCATACGAGACGAACTGGGATTCGAACTGGTTGGCCGTGAGGAACACGCCGCGGTCTTTCATCTCCTGCCAGAAGAGTCGCTCCCAGCGGTCGGTTTCGGCGTTGGCCACGTCAGCCCCAGTTTTCGGACAGGACTCGAAGTTCGGACAGTTGGGGTCCTGTCGACAGCCTGCGCCACACTGCTCGCCGCGCTCGGTCGCTCCATCACGCGTAAAGATCGTCTTGAACATGCTGTCGGTGCCGACGACCGTGTACTCGGGAGCCCGATCCGCGAGAATGTCGGTCAGCCCACTGCGGAGTTGCTCGGCCAGCGAGTTGATGTGGTCGTACACGTCGTGTTCGGCTGCGTATTCGAGGGTTGCCAGTCCGGCGGCCATCGTGACCGGGTGGCCCGAGAACGTCCCGGACTGGAATACATCGCCGGAGGGGGTGAAATGCTCGATGATATTCGACTTCCCGCCGATTGCGCCGACCGGGAACCCGCCGCCGACGATCTTGCCGAACGTCGTCAGATCCGGCGTCACGCCGAACTTACCCTGTGCGCACTGGAGGCCACCGACACGGAACCCGGTGATCACTTCGTCGAAGACCAGCAGCGAGCCGTAATCGTTGCAGAGTTCCCGGAGGGTTTCGTGGTAGCCGTCGACCGGCGTCACGATCCCCTTGTTACCAAGGATCGGCTCGACAAGCACCGCCGCGATATCGTCACCGTGGTCCTCGAACACGGTCCTGATCGCTTCGCTGTCGTTGAACGGCACGGGGAGAGTATGTTCAGCAAACGAGTGAGGGATGCCCGCGGTCGACGGTGAGGGATTGTCGGCATCGCCAGCGACGAGCGTCGACTCCTGGGCCCCGTGATAGCCGCCCTGCATGACGACGATCTTGTTGCGCTCGGTGTAGCCGCGAGCCAGCCGAACCGCCGACACCGTCGCTTCAGTACCGGAGTTGACGAACCGCACCATCTCCACGCTGGGAACGTGGCGGGCGACGAACTCCGCGAGTTCGACTTCGACCTCCGTGGGTGCGCCGTACATTGGCCCTGCCGAGGCATGAGATTGAATTGCCGACTGGACTGGCTCCGGGAGGTCGTGGCCATAGAGCAGTGGGCCGTATCCCATCACGTAGTCGACATACCGGTTGCCATCGGCATCGATGACGTGGGCTCCATCACCGCTGTCGACGAAAAACGGGTATGGCTGAGTGGCACGCACCGAGGAGTTGACGCCGCCGGGCATCACCGAGAGGGCCCGGTCGTACAGATCGCGGGAGCGTTCGTGGTTCATACCACGCGTTTCGACTCCCCGAACTTGTGCGTATCGGGATTTCGTGGGGTAAGTTGCGAGTAAGAGACTACTGGTCGTCGACTGGCTTGCGGGTCTGCTCGGGATGCTTAATAAATACGTTCGTGTGAGCCGGCACGTCATCGGTCACCCACGCGTTGGCTTCGATACTGACGTGGTCACCGATTGTGATCGGGCCGAGGATCTTACTTCCGGCTCCGATAACGACGTTGTCGCCGATATCCGGATGTCGTTTGTACCCCTTTTTCAGGGTCTGCTCGTCGTCTTCTTCCTCCTCGAAGTGGAGCGCACCAAGGGTAACTGCCTGGTAGAGCCGCACCCAGTCGCCGATTGTCGCGGTCTCGCCGATGACGACGCCGCTGCCATGGTCGATAAAAAAGTACTCGCCGATTTCAGCGCCGGGATGGATATCGATCCCGGTGGCGGTATGGGCGGCTTCGGCCAACTCACGGGCGTATGCCGGTTGAGATTCATCATAGAGGGCGTGGGCCACCCGGTGAACCATCATCGCGTGGAGGCCGGGATACGACCGGATGATCTCGACGTAGCTCGTGGCCGCCGGATCGCCCTTATATGCCGCCTCGACGTCCTGTTTCAACTGCTGTCGGATCGCCGGAAGTTCGTCGAGTACCGCCTCGACGGGCGTCGACAGACAGTCCGGACCGTAGGGTTGAATCCCATTACAGAAGTGGCCACCGAGTTCCTCCAGAGTCTCACGTAGTGCGGCTTCGTCGTCGACAATGTCGGCGGCGTTCCAGCAGCCCGGAAACAACAGCTTTCGAAGCAGTCGCGTCTCCTCAATAACGGTGTTTCGCTCCGGAAACGACGAGGACTGCCGGGTTCGAAACCGGCTGTCGTCGTCGGCATACGACGCGCGTAGCTCCATGTGTGCCGAACCAGTGTAGGTGTACTCCATCGCTCGTAGGTGGTTCTACCCTCTACATCCTCATAAGTCGCCGTCCAAAACGATGGGTTGCTGTCAAATATGGCGTCGACACTGCCGCGAGAGCAGTTAAATCGCCTCGGGACCCTCCTTTCCGGTCCGGACCTGGACTGCGTTCTCGACGTCTTGAACGAAGATCTTGCCGTCGCCGGGTTCGCCGGTGTAGGCGGCCTCCGCAAGCGCCTCGACTACGTCCTCGGCCGGCACATCCGCCACGGCACACTCGATTTTGACCTTTTTGTGGAGATCTATCGAATACTCCTTGCCCCGCCAACTCCCCTTTTTTTCGGGCTGGCTGCCCCGCCCCGAAACGTTGGAGACTGTCAACGACGCCGCGTTGATCTCGGCGAGGGCCGTCTTCGCGTCGCCCAGTTTTTCCGAGCGAATAATGGCAGTGACCATCTTGATACCACCATCGTTCGGCTCGCCGCCATCAGTTCGGAGTTCGGTATCGTCTGCTGTCGTCACGGATTGTGACTGTTCGTTCACAACGGGTACAAAGAAATGGATGAATATAGTCGTATGGTCTCACGCAATGCTACGATTGCGTACAGCGGGAGGCGGTGGCTGGGACGCTTAGATCGCGTCGACGCCGTCCTTCCCAGTACGGACCTGAATCGCGTTTTCGACGTCCATCACGAAGATCTTGCCATCGCCAGTCTCGCCGGTGTGGGCGGCCTCGGCGAGGG
This sequence is a window from Halohasta litchfieldiae. Protein-coding genes within it:
- the hemC gene encoding hydroxymethylbilane synthase, which encodes MNSDADIRLATRGSDLALRQANTIKSNLDSRRREVTLTEVETTGDQLREELIHQLGKTGAFVRSLDEKVLSGELDAAVHSMKDMPTEMPEDLVVAGVPERAPSGDVLVTPDGTKLDLLAPEAVVGTSSLRRTAQLLATRPDLEVVPLRGNVDTRLEKLLAPSLQAEHDRRLEAESKGNESEYGQSPDDWFESLSQLERSAMERRVDQEMDAIVLAEAGIRRSGLYDTVESVRLPKSSFVPSPGQGAIAVTASDPEIAETIQEALDHPVTRVETTVERTVLAEVGGGCIAPIGVSAMLQGEYVQTRAQILSHDGTEVIEATRDLPVSNHADAAADFAADLRERGAADLIDEAREAAEAEADAGDDSVADAGGPETVMGDDDA
- the hemL gene encoding glutamate-1-semialdehyde 2,1-aminomutase encodes the protein MNHERSRDLYDRALSVMPGGVNSSVRATQPYPFFVDSGDGAHVIDADGNRYVDYVMGYGPLLYGHDLPEPVQSAIQSHASAGPMYGAPTEVEVELAEFVARHVPSVEMVRFVNSGTEATVSAVRLARGYTERNKIVVMQGGYHGAQESTLVAGDADNPSPSTAGIPHSFAEHTLPVPFNDSEAIRTVFEDHGDDIAAVLVEPILGNKGIVTPVDGYHETLRELCNDYGSLLVFDEVITGFRVGGLQCAQGKFGVTPDLTTFGKIVGGGFPVGAIGGKSNIIEHFTPSGDVFQSGTFSGHPVTMAAGLATLEYAAEHDVYDHINSLAEQLRSGLTDILADRAPEYTVVGTDSMFKTIFTRDGATERGEQCGAGCRQDPNCPNFESCPKTGADVANAETDRWERLFWQEMKDRGVFLTANQFESQFVSYAHTEEDIEKTLEAYAEAL
- a CDS encoding uroporphyrinogen-III synthase, encoding MTQEVRVAVFRPDDERLETAVDLLDSLGATPVADPMLAIESTGAVPAPDADYTIFTSKTGIELAAEAGWSPDETTLVSIGSGTTAAAEGVGWEVDKEPETYSSTGLVDLLSGEIAGKRVEVARSDHGSQVLLDGLEEADADWSETVLYKLVRPPESGISAEMAAEGDLEAVAFTSSLTVDHFLAAAAERGSREAAIEGLNKAVVGVIGEPTRETAEEHGIDVDIVPDEATFEALATVVVEEAAPSYSE
- the cobA gene encoding uroporphyrinogen-III C-methyltransferase encodes the protein MPEANDSVGTVYLVGSGPGDPELMTVKARRLLDEADVVLHDKLPGPKILGEIPEAKREDVGKRAGGEWTPQEYTNKRLVALAEEGKTVVRLKGGDPFVFGRGGEEMEHLAANEIPFEVVPGITSAIAGAGVAGIPVTHRDHVSSVSFVTGHEDPTKDESAIDWEALAATGGTLVVLMGVGKLPFYTQALLDAGMDPETPVALVERATWPNMRVASGTMETIVDVRDEHDIEPPAITVIGEVAATRKAVVDFLGNRTGELADHDSGLETTTE
- the epsC gene encoding serine O-acetyltransferase EpsC, with product MEYTYTGSAHMELRASYADDDSRFRTRQSSSFPERNTVIEETRLLRKLLFPGCWNAADIVDDEAALRETLEELGGHFCNGIQPYGPDCLSTPVEAVLDELPAIRQQLKQDVEAAYKGDPAATSYVEIIRSYPGLHAMMVHRVAHALYDESQPAYARELAEAAHTATGIDIHPGAEIGEYFFIDHGSGVVIGETATIGDWVRLYQAVTLGALHFEEEEDDEQTLKKGYKRHPDIGDNVVIGAGSKILGPITIGDHVSIEANAWVTDDVPAHTNVFIKHPEQTRKPVDDQ
- a CDS encoding helix-turn-helix domain-containing protein: MSIIAAFSAPANSLSLGQCIENQPNAEIEIERVVPMRQGTFPYIFVWNCTNYELFEETAKSLPEVTALSIVENFDDGRLYKLEWDKQEHKLISSVVRNDGVLLFARGDNVKWRFEFRFPTRANVSQFFTDISDDLIELELTSLFEEVEFQSMEDESLLTSKQEHALKTALEMRYFNTPRDASLGDVATELNISSSACSVLLRRGHKQLLNKRFERREGRSRDSI